A stretch of the Vigna radiata var. radiata cultivar VC1973A chromosome 7, Vradiata_ver6, whole genome shotgun sequence genome encodes the following:
- the LOC106765616 gene encoding uncharacterized protein LOC106765616: MDLAPEELQFLNIPDILRESTSIPKRSPKTFYLITLTLIFPLSFAILAHSLFTHPLIVQLQNPFNDPSQTSHQWTLLLLIQFSYLLFLFAFSLLSTAAVVFTVASLYTAKPVSFSSTISAIPRVFKRLFITFLWVTLLMILYNSLILLSLVLIIVAIDTNNSLLLLLSLLIILSLFLVAHVYITALWHLASVVSVLEPVYGLSAMKKSYHLLKGRTKYAAVLVAAYLVVCSIISGIFSVVVVHGGDVYGVFTRIVVGGFLVGLLVIVNLVGLLVQSVFYYVCKSFHHQGIDKSALHDHLGGYLGEYVPLKSSIQMENLDI, encoded by the coding sequence ATGGATCTGGCACCGGAGGAGCTTCAATTTCTGAACATCCCCGACATCCTGCGAGAATCGACCTCAATCCCAAAGCGTTCTCCGAAGACCTTCTACCTCATAACGCTCACCCTCATCTTCCCTCTCTCCTTCGCGATCCTCGCCCACTCCCTCTTCACCCATCCTCTCATCGTTCAGCTCCAGAATCCCTTCAACGACCCCTCCCAGACCTCCCACCAGTGgaccctcctcctcctcatccAGTTCTCCTACCTCCTTTTCCTCTTCGCATTTTCCCTCCTCTCCACCGCCGCCGTCGTCTTCACCGTCGCATCCCTCTACACCGCCAAGCCTGTCTCCTTCTCCTCCACCATCTCCGCCATTCCACGCGTCTTCAAGCGCCTCTTCATCACCTTCCTCTGGGTCACCCTCCTCATGATCCTCTACAACTCCCTCATCCTCCTCTCCCTCGTCCTCATCATCGTCGCCATCGACACCAACAACtctctcctcctcctcctctccCTCCTCATCATCCTTTCCCTCTTCCTCGTCGCCCATGTCTACATCACCGCCCTGTGGCACCTCGCCTCCGTCGTCTCTGTCCTTGAGCCCGTCTATGGCCTCTCCGCCATGAAGAAAAGCTACCACCTTCTCAAGGGTAGGACCAAGTACGCCGCCGTTCTCGTCGCTGCCTACCTCGTTGTCTGCAGCATCATCTCTGGGATCTTTAGTGTCGTCGTCGTCCACGGTGGGGACGTCTACGGCGTCTTCACTAGGATCGTCGTTGGAGGGTTCCTCGTGGGGCTGTTGGTCATTGTCAATTTGGTTGGGTTGTTGGTGCAGAGCGTGTTTTACTACGTTTGCAAGAGTTTCCATCACCAGGGGATTGATAAGAGCGCGCTGCACGATCACCTCGGAGGGTACCTTGGGGAATACGTCCCTCTCAAGAGCAGCATTCAGATGGAGAATTTGGATATTTGA